A region from the Gemmatimonadota bacterium genome encodes:
- a CDS encoding glycosyltransferase family 39 protein, which yields MEPSSRRTGWILFLSALALYAPGLVWGLPHATAPDRILAWGADEVGTLGPVAELYSVFLNPTLFNPQYPLFHYFVMAAFVVPYLGFLRLTGGLAGLSAEYPYGLADPVSALATMTLLSRLASVLMGAGLVVATWKAASILWGKRVGSLAAVLTLLAFPVVYYSRTSNVDLPALFWTSLGFLVFARCLVDGLTVRRAAWLGIWAAVAVGTKDNSWAFFLAMGLAVTAQQLRAPGTLRERMKPLAAGLLSAAFLYAFTSGLAFRPARWKDHVEWVVGAAVSMEYPRSLLGALGLAVEIVTQVAAGLGWVVLGAALLGVVSSRRSPRTAWPALALLTVPVLTIFPVWFLNFRFVLPMVWLLALYAAVGFQRGLGSPSRTTRRLTGVVLGASLLWLLARDVDLTYQSLRDARYDMGDWLSQHASDQSVGYYGSYRKLPPVPASLEWRRMHDVCTLEQWAQAPDVLVVIPQLPYALEHEWEITDPTWDALIDGRLGYEAVWRSPNRGLFSRLPIPFVDPPMLIFARGDFLAGLPTSARRLDRANALLQPLEPILAPWTRRAWGLVWWKQNGRLPHPCAQRGTWDPFGQVQPPPAFP from the coding sequence ATGGAGCCTTCTTCCCGCCGCACCGGCTGGATCCTCTTCCTCTCCGCGCTCGCGCTCTACGCGCCGGGGCTGGTCTGGGGCCTCCCTCATGCGACCGCACCCGACCGGATCCTGGCCTGGGGCGCGGACGAGGTGGGAACGCTGGGGCCCGTGGCCGAACTGTACAGCGTGTTCCTGAACCCCACGCTCTTCAATCCGCAGTACCCGCTCTTCCACTACTTCGTCATGGCAGCCTTCGTGGTGCCCTACCTGGGGTTCCTCCGCCTCACGGGTGGGCTGGCCGGCCTCTCCGCGGAGTACCCCTACGGACTGGCGGACCCGGTCAGCGCCCTGGCCACCATGACCCTGCTGTCCCGGCTGGCCAGCGTGCTCATGGGCGCCGGCCTGGTGGTGGCGACCTGGAAAGCGGCCTCGATCCTCTGGGGCAAACGGGTGGGGTCGCTGGCGGCCGTGCTCACGCTGCTCGCCTTCCCGGTCGTGTACTACTCCCGCACCAGCAACGTGGACCTCCCCGCCCTGTTCTGGACTTCGCTGGGCTTCCTGGTCTTCGCCCGCTGTCTGGTGGATGGGCTCACGGTTCGGCGGGCCGCGTGGCTGGGGATCTGGGCCGCTGTGGCCGTGGGGACCAAGGACAACAGCTGGGCCTTCTTCCTGGCGATGGGGTTGGCCGTGACGGCACAGCAGCTGCGCGCGCCCGGGACCCTGCGCGAACGGATGAAACCGCTGGCCGCAGGTCTCCTGTCAGCTGCGTTCCTGTATGCCTTCACCAGCGGCCTGGCCTTCCGCCCCGCCCGCTGGAAGGACCATGTCGAGTGGGTGGTGGGCGCGGCTGTCTCCATGGAATACCCACGCTCCCTGCTCGGCGCCCTGGGGCTCGCCGTGGAGATTGTCACTCAGGTCGCGGCCGGGCTCGGATGGGTGGTGCTGGGCGCAGCCCTTCTGGGTGTGGTGTCGAGCCGCCGGAGCCCCCGCACGGCCTGGCCGGCCCTCGCGCTCCTGACCGTGCCGGTACTGACGATCTTTCCGGTCTGGTTCCTGAACTTCCGTTTCGTGCTGCCGATGGTGTGGCTGCTCGCGCTGTACGCCGCCGTGGGCTTCCAGCGCGGCCTGGGCTCGCCCTCCCGGACCACCCGGCGCCTCACCGGCGTGGTGCTCGGGGCGTCCCTGCTCTGGCTGCTGGCCCGAGACGTCGACCTCACCTACCAGAGCCTGCGCGACGCGCGCTATGACATGGGGGACTGGCTGTCCCAGCACGCCTCCGATCAGAGCGTGGGCTACTACGGCTCGTATCGGAAGCTCCCTCCGGTCCCCGCGTCGTTGGAGTGGCGACGGATGCACGATGTGTGCACCCTCGAGCAGTGGGCCCAGGCTCCGGACGTGTTGGTCGTCATCCCCCAGCTCCCCTACGCCCTGGAGCATGAGTGGGAGATCACCGATCCGACCTGGGACGCCCTGATCGACGGCCGACTCGGCTACGAAGCCGTCTGGAGGTCTCCCAACCGAGGCCTGTTCTCACGGCTGCCGATCCCCTTCGTCGACCCTCCGATGCTGATCTTCGCACGGGGCGATTTCCTGGCGGGCCTCCCGACCAGCGCGCGGCGGCTCGATCGGGCCAACGCGCTGCTTCAACCGCTGGAGCCCATCCTCGCCCCGTGGACACGCCGTGCCTGGGGGCTGGTCTGGTGGAAGCAGAACGGGCGCCTGCCCCATCCCTGTGCGCAACGCGGCACCTGGGATCCCTTCGGTCAGGTGCAGCCGCCTCCGGCGTTTCCCTGA
- a CDS encoding class II glutamine amidotransferase, which translates to MCRFTLYLGPPIRLSSLLLEPAHSLIRQSTHSREREEPLNGDGFGVGWYAPELTPEPAVFRSITPAWNNRNLANLARVVTAPCILAHVRAATQLSGVNEANCHPFRYGPLLCMHNGDVGGFGAVRRPLLASVSDEAFGNVFGSTDSEHVFALIIDELGRHPEALLGAARLADAVRSAIWRVVDLVADHGDGAPSYLNVAISDGQSAVVSRFSTDTRHGPESLYVYRGELYAPDRGRGAPPEALAGGPSVVVSSERLTDDPAWEEVPANHLIVVEPDRPPTFVACERPEAERLARTA; encoded by the coding sequence ATGTGCCGATTCACGCTCTACCTGGGGCCGCCGATCCGGCTCAGCTCACTCCTCCTGGAGCCGGCGCACTCCCTGATCCGCCAGAGCACCCACAGCCGCGAGCGGGAGGAGCCGCTGAACGGCGACGGATTCGGGGTGGGCTGGTACGCACCCGAGCTCACCCCCGAGCCCGCGGTCTTCCGGTCGATCACGCCCGCCTGGAACAACCGCAACCTGGCCAACCTGGCTCGGGTGGTGACAGCGCCCTGCATCCTGGCCCACGTCCGCGCGGCCACCCAGTTGAGCGGTGTGAACGAGGCCAACTGCCACCCCTTCCGCTACGGTCCGTTGCTTTGCATGCACAACGGTGACGTCGGCGGCTTCGGAGCCGTGCGTCGTCCGCTGCTGGCCAGCGTGTCCGACGAGGCATTCGGCAACGTGTTCGGGAGCACGGACTCCGAGCACGTCTTCGCCCTGATCATCGATGAGCTGGGCCGTCATCCTGAAGCCCTGCTCGGCGCCGCCCGGTTGGCCGACGCCGTCCGGTCCGCCATCTGGCGGGTCGTGGACCTTGTGGCGGACCACGGCGACGGTGCTCCCAGCTACCTGAATGTGGCCATCAGCGACGGGCAGAGCGCGGTCGTGTCCCGGTTCTCCACCGACACCCGGCACGGGCCTGAATCGCTCTACGTCTATCGCGGCGAACTCTACGCTCCCGATCGTGGCCGGGGCGCGCCCCCCGAAGCGCTGGCGGGCGGCCCGTCGGTGGTCGTCTCCTCGGAGCGCCTCACCGACGACCCGGCCTGGGAGGAGGTTCCCGCCAACCACCTGATCGTAGTGGAGCCCGACCGGCCGCCGACGTTCGTCGCCTGCGAGCGACCGGAAGCCGAACGCCTCGCCCGGACCGCCTGA